A part of Caldicellulosiruptor owensensis OL genomic DNA contains:
- the pta gene encoding phosphate acetyltransferase, translated as MAFIDTIIEKAKSDIKTIVLPESYEERNLKAASIALKEKIAKIVLIGKEHEIKKEAAKFGANVDDAIFIDPENFDRFDEFVNEFYELRKNKGITLEDARKIIKDPMYFGVMLVYKGLADGMVSGAIHSTADTLRPALQILKTAPGVKLVSSFFIMVVPNCEYGENGVFIYADAGLNPNPTAEELADIAISSAKSFEALVGKTPKVAMLSYSTKGSAKSEMVDKVVEATKIAKEKAPDLLIDGELQADAAIVPSVAKLKAPGSPVAGQANVLIFPDLDAGNIAYKLTERLAKAEAYGPITQGIAKPVNDLSRGCKAEDIVGVIAITAVQAMMK; from the coding sequence ATGGCTTTTATTGATACAATTATCGAAAAAGCAAAATCAGATATAAAGACAATTGTACTTCCCGAAAGCTACGAAGAAAGAAATTTAAAAGCTGCCTCCATAGCTCTAAAAGAAAAGATAGCCAAGATAGTTTTGATTGGGAAAGAACATGAGATTAAAAAAGAAGCAGCAAAATTTGGAGCAAATGTAGATGACGCTATTTTTATTGACCCAGAGAATTTTGATAGATTTGATGAATTTGTTAATGAATTTTATGAGCTAAGAAAAAATAAAGGTATAACGTTGGAAGATGCAAGAAAGATTATTAAAGACCCGATGTATTTTGGTGTTATGCTTGTATACAAAGGTTTGGCAGATGGTATGGTATCTGGTGCTATTCACTCAACAGCAGATACCTTGCGACCAGCCTTGCAGATATTAAAAACAGCACCTGGGGTAAAACTTGTTTCAAGTTTCTTTATTATGGTGGTTCCAAATTGTGAATATGGAGAAAATGGAGTTTTTATATATGCTGATGCAGGTTTAAATCCTAATCCAACAGCAGAAGAACTTGCTGATATAGCTATTTCTTCAGCAAAAAGTTTTGAGGCTTTGGTTGGCAAAACTCCAAAAGTAGCAATGCTCTCATATTCAACAAAAGGTTCTGCAAAGTCAGAAATGGTTGATAAGGTTGTTGAAGCAACTAAGATTGCAAAAGAAAAAGCACCAGACCTTTTAATAGATGGTGAGCTTCAAGCAGATGCTGCAATAGTTCCTTCTGTTGCAAAGTTGAAAGCACCGGGAAGTCCTGTTGCAGGGCAAGCAAATGTTCTAATCTTTCCTGATTTGGATGCTGGCAATATTGCATATAAACTTACAGAAAGGCTTGCAAAAGCAGAAGCGTACGGACCTATTACCCAGGGAATAGCAAAACCTGTAAATGATTTGTCCCGAGGTTGCAAAGCGGAAGACATTGTGGGGGTTATTGCAATTACCGCTGTTCAGGCTATGATGAAATAA